A segment of the Mercurialis annua linkage group LG4, ddMerAnnu1.2, whole genome shotgun sequence genome:
GGTCATACCTTGGCTCGTATCTTCCCTAGGGGGCGAAGCGCCTGCTCTCTTCAGGTCTTCCCCGTCTATCCTCCGATCTTGATTTCAACTTTTCTTTGATTCCTTCCCTTTCGCCTCTTTTCCACGAATAGCCCTGCGGCCTTCATCAAGCTCGAAATATTTTTGGGCTATGCCCATCTGGTTTGAGAAAGTGGTGGGTTTGTTGACTAGCAGTTTATCCACCAGCTTGCCGAATTGCGTTCCTTCTCGCAGCGCTTCCGTTGCCATATCGACATTCAagttgtctatcttcatagcttgttTGTTGAATCGTTCAACGTAACTTCTTAGCATTTCTCCCTCTTCCTGAATGCACGACCTCAGGATGCTGGTGATCGTTGTAGCTGGTATATTAGTAAGGTACCCGTTGAGAAACTCCGTTGACAGAGAGGCAAAGCTCTTGATCGACCCTGGCTTGAGTTTGTTATACCATCTTTGAGCGGTTCCTGTGAGTGTGGTCGGGAATACGCGACACAAGTTTGCATCTAAGACGCTTAAAAGCCCCATGGTAGCAGTAAATCTGGACATATAGTCCCTCAGATCTCCTTCTCCGTTGAAAGTTGGCAAGGTGGGAAACTTCATATGTTAGGGAATTGTTTCTTCCATTATCTCAGGTGACAGAGGCGAACCCTTCAGCCTGAGGTCGTCTATGTCTAGCTCTTTAGATTTCAGTTTTTTCAGCGCTTTGGCAATTTTTTCTTCCAAATCTTCCTCAGCAACGTACGTGGCTTTGCTCTTTTGGGGCAATTCCGAGGACTCGCCTTCATCCTCCTGGTTTTTCTTCTTCGATTGTGCTTTCCCTGCATCTTTCTCCTGTCTCTTGCTTTTTGGTGGTGCATCCTCCTTTTCTTTTCGTTCTTCTCTTTTAGAGTTGAGCCCGCTTCGGGCATCGTCTTGATTCTCCCCGTTTCTGGGAGCATCTCTTAGATCTTTTTCTTCAGAGTCGTCTTTTCTTTGCTCTTGATTTTCTGGGCTCTCTTCCTCTTCGTTTCTCCTCTCGTTTCTTCCTTCATTTCTTCGTTCGTTCCTTCGTTCCTTCCTTCCCTTGGTTGGTCCTTGATGGCCTGGATTTATGTTTTATGTCCTGCACCTTTGTCTGGCAGAAGATgggctgaagttttcccttaggATCTTCATAGTTTCATCATGGTTATCGTTTGTTCGTTTGGCCTCGTTAGCCAATCTATCCAGATTTGTCTAGACAGCCTCCAATACTTTCTTCAGAATCCCGTTGTACATCTTCTGCGTTTCCGTGCCTGGCGTTTGTTCTTCATCAGTTCCTAAGTTGGGGAAAGCAATATGGTTGTTTCCctgattggattggtttggtactAGGGAGTGGAGAAGGACGTTCCTCTGGTGTTACTCCATCCAACAGTGCTATGGGTTCCATCTCTGGTGATGTTGATCACCTCTGGTGTGTGCTGATGGGTCTTGGGATCCATTGgctgtttgtctttcaggtttgtTCCGTCAGAAGTCATCTTTTTCAATAGAATttgtttgagttcagaaaagcttcTTCAAGTTCGAAGTttgttaagcttttcccacagacggcgccaattgatggagtctgccttctgatccggtaatgtaacctgcaaaatagggtagaagctaaccggacggtggttgtccgattaactctctgatgctaaagtcagtattaatttgagcagcgttttgagtatgtaaTGTAGtcgttgtgtgtttaggcatacatCAAGCTcctttttatagtagatgattgtataccttgtagagttgtaATAGGAAGGTGAATCATAttttgtagggtttgaccctgattaggagtgatATTCCTTATCCAGACATGCGTCATATTTAaaaacgtcttcctaaatagtctcatTTTCTTAAATTGgaggttatcttcctaagttggaatttGTGTCCAAATAGAAAATATACTCGAGAATATAGGCATATTTGTCAATATGTCCGAATCTcggggtcgacgtgctttgtttgagtcctcagggattcggtcttcattCTTGTGGATGGTATTATATTTCATTGGAGACGGATCCTATGGATTTGGCCGCCGGTTTCGTCTGACTTagccctttgggcgggagtccGGTATCGTCTGAGAGTGGATTTCGTGCGACACTGTTCCATTGTACTTAAAATAGGATTTGGTATCCATCAAGGATGAATCCAAGTACAGattaaagaaatataaatatcaatcacaaatataaatattaaatgtaAAAGTGATTCCTACAATTTATAACAGGTTGTTTAAACAAATATATCACAATTCATTATTGAAAAGTTATTCAAAGAGTTTACAACAAtttcaaatgaatttaaaacaattgctaatatatttcaattaatgTTTCAATTGAGGTTGCAAACAGTTTACCaaaactttaaatatttaaaaatcacaatttcacaacaaattaatatttaataaaatagaaatatttaaatacaaaatcaaGTACATATTTAAGGATTCAACATAATaatcaaacaaatcaaattataaacctaAACAATCTTAAATACAAtctaaatcaaacaaaaacaaaaacctggaatcaaaatcaagaataaaacatgcaaacatattcaaaaatctgaaatcaaaatcgAAAACAAAACATGCAaacgaaaaaacaaaaaaatgaaacaaatatgGAATAAAAAACGGAGCCgatgattaattaaaaaataacaacgATGAAgagtaataaaattataaaataaaaacgatAAAAACCGTCAAATCAGTGGGAGAAAGAAAATAACCGTCAAAGAGTGGGTAAAAATAACCATCGGAGTAGTGGAAATAACCGTAAAAAAAGAAAGTGAAAAAGGCAAAAACTGAAAGGATGGgcaaattataaaatagagtatttttacaaatataaattgATCTAATTAGAGTAaacttaaaaacattaaaaaaagagcaaattattttgagattcatgagatataatataattaacgGTTTGGTACCTCTTATATCAAAAGTCTATATAATAGTCCCTCAATATTAATTTCATTAACTATTAGACCCCTCTGTTAATTTCGACatacttttaaacgatttggtaccatACCTTCAATTTCGTCAACAGTTTGTTcgctcacttttaattttattaaacgatttgataccttacttttaaacgatttgatacttcATTTTTAGTTATGTTAGACGATTTAGTCCTTCAAATTAACGAAATAGTCTctcagttaacggaattaaaattgAGGGACCATTAAATAcacttttgaaataaaaagtaccaaactgttaattatggtaaATATCAGATACCTCAACGTAATTTGCTTTTAAAAAAGGATTAAAagagtatttttttatatatatatgagatattagacgcaaataatttgaaaaatgaagttttttatgtaattttttttgaaaaagactAATgcacatttttcaatttttcactaATGAGGTACGTTTTGTTAATGTTTTATTATTTGagataaatctataaaaattaaaatatatgagaTATTAGACAGcaataatttgaaaaatgaagtattttctataattttttttgaaaaagactAATgtacatttttcaatttttcactaATGAGGTAGGTTTTATTAATGTTTTGTTGTTTGAGAtaaatctataaaatttaaaatatgtaaagACCCGGTAATTGGAgaatttttttaggtaaatttagTCCATCACGTTATCCGGAGACTAAACGTATCACATtataacacatcattaaaataatggtactattttaatattactatataaaaatgtaaaataataataaataaaattacgttAGTACGactattttaataacgtgttatGATATAATAGGCTAGTCTATGTAAGAATGTCTCCCGGCAGGGGTAAGAATTCGGCCGATTTGGTTAAAACCGAACTGAATATTGTCAAACCGACCTAACCAAAGTTTGTGGGTTTTATAAACGAACCGACTGAACAAGAAGCATTAACCGATCCTGTTTCGACCAAAAAAATTTCGGTCGGTTCGACCGGTTTGGTTAAATGGACTATATACGGATTTGTATGAGGTTTTTCAATTAGACCTTTCTTAAATGAATCAATTAATCTCATTTTCTTACACTCATTCTCAAATCTCACTTATTTTTTGAGATTAACAAAGTAGATAAAGCAATTTGAAACAAAAACCTAACCTGCAACATCCAACTACAACATCATAACTAGTACATCAATATGCAACTTGcatataaaagaaaatttgaaaaaaagccATGAGAAATACATGAAGAAAAGAGAAATTAGAGTTTCAATATTAGAGATCATGAGTTGACGGCTGCTAGGTTTAATTAAAGATAATAGAATTAACGACCAGGGTTTTATGAGGTATCTCTTTAATACTTAAGTTTCAAGGGTTAGAGTAAAATTGAAAcactatttttattaaaacgCAGTGTTTCACTCTTCGGTCTAGGGGTGAGtaagaaccgaaccaaaccaaaaaaccaaaccaaaccaaaccgaatttcgtagtttggttcggtttttcggtgaaaacggtttggttcggtttctacTTTAGGTAAAATTTGGTGTTTggtgttcggtttggtttgggcGTTTTCAAATCCGAaacgaccgaaaaaccgaattaaccgaactttaatataatatatatatatatattttaaaaataatatacatatatacttatatttatatattttttctccttatatcttaattattattgatatatgagtttaatattgttatttaaacatatatggaagtttattagactctaattatttaatattttaattaattttaatataaaaaaaatttaaaaaataaaaaatagtgaaactcggttttaaccgaaccgaaccgtaccgaaattttcggtttggttcggttcgtttttttcacctccaaactaaaagtttggttcgattcggtttgggaattttttaaaccaaaaaccaaaaaaccgaaaaattccaatcgaaccgaaccgaaccgaccaataCTCACCCATACTTCGGTCTATTCGGttaaaatgtataatttaaattaaaaaccaaaccgaaaaccgaaaactgaaaatttatattttataaccgAACTAACCGAAAAATATTTTAccaccgaaccaaaccgaccaaaaatcatcggttcggtcggtttgcTCAAAgttttgctcacccctatctCCCGGTAATTGTATGGGTTAATGAATAAAGGGTGTTTAGATAACAAACAGGCGATTAAAAAGAGAGCAGGTtcggtttgtttttgtttgtctAGGTCTTCCTCATCTCTTGAATTTGATGGCGTCATCGCCTGATTCAGCAGCAGCAGCCGCCTCGTTTCCGTACAACATTCCGCAATTCCACTCTACTTTGGTGAGTATCGTATCAATACTGCTTTACTGCATTATATTATTAGCTAATGTctagggttttcagtttttttCTTCTGTTAATGATGGTAATCCACTCTAATTGTTAGCTGTTAGTTACGGAAGCGTGGTTCGACCTCTCAATGCACTTATAGATGTTTTAGCCATCCAAACTAGTCTTACATTGGCGCGTTTTCAGTTTACCGGACTcaaatatgtttttgtttttgttttggaatgttGTTATAATATAGGATAAATCAAGTTCAGCTCAGCAAGCTACTAATCCTACCATTGCCATTTCCACCACCATGGCTGTGCCGCCTGGATCAGTACTATCTGCTTCAATGACTCAAAGACCCATCACGCCGATGCATTCTGCAAATCCTCTACTTCAACAGCAAAATTATCATGCTTATCCATCTTTACCGCCTATGGCTGCTGCCCCCCTTGGGCCTTGGAGTGGCATGCCCAGAGCTCCTCTTTTGCCATATCCTCCTGGACCCTTTCCTTTGCCACCATATGGTGTTTTGCGCCCTCCTTTCTTATCACCTAATCTCCAGCTTCATGCTGCTGCAACGTCAGGTGCAAATCACTCATCTTCAAGTCACCACTTAATCGCCATGCCGGGGATGCACAAAGATTTACCTCCTCCTGGAATTGGTATGCTCAGGGTTTCATGCTAGGTTACTCATGCAATGTAAGGCTTGTTTATTCCTCCATATAGTTGCTTTTAATGGAATCTTGTCATTAAAATGACATGCCCCTTCGCAGACAACAACACTCACATCCATGATTTTTCCACCAAGGATAATAATCTCATCACTCATACATTGGATGCCTGGACCGCCCACAAGACTGATGCAGGAGTGGTCTACTATTATAATGCTCTAACACGAGTTTCTACTTATGAGAAACCTCCTGGGTTTAACGCCGAGGTATGGATACTCACACTTGCATGATATTCCTATTTAACTGTTGGATTTCTCAAGTTTTTTTGAATGAGAAATTTGGGATTAACATCTGAAGCTCCAATGTTCAGTTCAAGTTATTATAATTGTTAACACACTTATGTTTGTGCCGTGAGTTTGAAATAACGTtacttcttttaaaaataaaaagctgTAGATTTTACAATTCTTAGGTTACATTGGTTGGACTGGCAGCATGCCTGCTGCAACGCAACATCAAAAGTGAAACTCATATCTTCTCATTCTTCTGTTTAGCATTTTAGACTGTTTTCATGGATCCCCAATTGACCTActtcttttagcgattttgtgCATAAATTTACGAATATCTCTAAATTTAGAGTTGCAGCGTTGCAGACTCTATGTTTATGCCAAAATCTTTatcgttaatttttttaacatcaaCATCCTTTTTTTTTCCTAATTCTAGCAGAGATTTTACCTAGCTTATAATGTGGCATTGTTGTGCATGatatatttaatacttttatgaTACACACacatatctatctatctatctattcTATCTATACATATATTTGTGGGAGTTTGATGCCACATCATATAATGATATAGGGTCGATCAAAATCATGATTATAGGGTTTTAGCGGTAGAGTGAACTTTACCTTAATTTGTTCAACTTTTAAAGAGTAATGGTCTTTGAACTTATACTCTTTGTGTCTCTATATTTTTCTTCTTGTAGCATTCAGATTGTATCTTAATGTTCAACAAAATTATCACTTGTTCTTTTGATGGCTTTCCTATTGTGATGGAAgtctaaaattattttctttgtgCATGGTTGCCTCTATCCCTCTTAAGTTGTTCTGAATGGTAATTTTAGCTTGATAATCGGGTCCTTTTGATCTATGCTAAgttattattacttttattgTTTTGATATGTTGTGCAGTCTGACAAGGTTCCTATGCAGTCGACTCCAGTTTCTATGTAAGTTCTTATTTTCAACTTCAGGGATCTTGGTGTATCAGTGTTTATTTACTGTCTAGTAATAAGCATTTGTGTGATTAGTGACCTTTTTATTCTGGTAGGTTGGCATTTAAAGAAAAGTTTTTGTCCAATATGTATGcaatttcagtttaattttttctaGAATTGTACCATTTTATCATTATAGTGCTTAAGTATATCTTGGCTTTAAACTTCTCTTTTTCTACTGGTTAATAAGTTGTTATGTATTATTTGGTAGAGATATTATTTAAGATTTAGTGACAGGATACAGTTCTTCTGTTTGTGGCTGATTTTAGTTAGCTTGTACTCTCTTCTTTCTTTTTAGGGAGAATTTGACAGGTATTGACTGGGCCTTGATCACCACCAATGATGGAAGAAAGTACTACTACAACAACAGAACTAAGGTATGAAAGTGAATGTAATTGGTTTGGTCTTATAAATTAGTATCATTTAGTGGTTACAGCtgctaaatataatttaaatattatatggtAAGCATTTGGTCATGATATTATTGATATTTGCATAATGAGCCCATTCCTATAATATGATGGATATCCGAATAATGCTCTCAATCATTTTGCAGTCAAGTGCTCTCAGAATCATAATTCTGTTAAGTTAATTTGACCATTTATTATTCAGAGTATGTACCCATGGTGGGATCTAAAGCTTCAATCCTTGTCTGGGTAGGATTGGGAAAAAATATTCTGCAGATTGTACACTTAATGAAGGGTAATAGTTTTTGTAACATTCTCAAAGCTCAATGATGTTTCAGTTCAAAGGATTTGGTTTGTGTACGTTTTCAACTGATTTCTTGGTGCATCATTTAGCTTTGAGACTGTATGCTTCATTTTCCATAGATTATACCATAAATATCATTCTCGGATCAGGGATTAACCTCTTGTGGTCTGCATATAGTTAGGAAGGATTTGATTGGTGTATGTTTTCAAGTGATTTTCTTATTGAGGTCTTCAATATACAAAAATGCCTGCCGAATTGTTGTTGGCCAGTGCTTGCTATTACTCATTAGATGAATATGAGAAATGCTCAATACAAGCccgtttctgttttttttttcttcatactTAGATGACATCTCCTAGCTCATACTTTTTGGTTTGACCATCCCAAATTTGAAGGGACTCTTTACTAAAGAGACTTTGGCCAATTTACATATTCCTTTTCCTATTTGATTGAAGGTAATTCCTTTTTtaattccttttcttttcctgTACCTTTGGGTTTCtatattacatatttttaattattaaatgttttagaaCTACATAAAgagtaataaatatttaaatttgttatcTGTTTGTTGTTGGTTTGTATTGTTTGCTGACTGTTTTAAAAATTCATGAAATTGATTATCATTTTGGTCTAATACAGCATGCTTTAGTTATATTCCATTACGGCATGCTTCAGTTGTATAACGTGTATTCCATTATGGCGTGCTTCGGTTTTATTCCATTATGGCGTGCTTCGGTTTTATTCCATTACATGCTCTCCAAAATAGGTAGGGTTATTAATATAGTTTTTAGGACTCCTTTACTACTGAATGTGCTTTTAACTCTTACtttcttttttaattcttttttgtcAAATATGACTTTTTCAATCACCATCTAAGTTCTAGTGTCTTAACTCTGTTAGTTCAAAGTTTATGCATAGCTGTAATTTCAATGATTGAATGTTTGATTTTTCCTACTGaagatttttttctttcttttcaggTTTATATATTAATGCCTTAAGCTCACAAGCAATGAatagatatataattttttgcaataaaacaaatgaacaaatatattaaatttatattgtaatAATGATAAGTAATAACATATGAGCACATAATATGGTCCTGAGAAGCGGATGTAATGTGGTCGTCTTTGGTATGGATAGATCATAGGCCATTCATTTACTCCATTTATTCAATTTTCTGTCTttaatttgtttgtattttaatcgataaataattcaaatttattaaatGTAGTTTGATAGAGATTCGGGCGTTATAGGATTTTTGAAATAGAAAGATTGATGAGGTTGGTCTATgggtttttttctttctttctgtaAGATTAGGTTTCATCTATATCATGTGTTTTAGCATGGAACTGGTGGTCCACAAATATTCAGTTATAATGTCGTCCAATTTGATACTTGGTTAGTAGCATTGAGGTGTACTTCCTATATTGATTTGGAATCTACCAGGAAGATGTAGACAGTCACTCTGCTAGATTTAACACAATGACTAGGGCTTTTCTTCACCATGACATTCTATCTTGGTGTAAATTAACTCATGCATGTATCCATGGCAGCATTGTACTTTTCTTCGACCTCTTTGTCTGTACATTGTTAGTTGTATTGAGGTGTTACTTCCTATATTAATTTGGAATCTACCAGGAAGATGTAGACACATAGTCAGTCTGCTAGCTTTAACACAATGACAAGGGCTTTTCTTCAGTTTCACCATGACATCTTAGCTTGATGTAAAGTAACTCATGCATGTATCCATGGCAGGATTGCACTTTTCCTCGAGTTCTTTGTCCGTAAGTAACATTGTTTTTCAGGACATGGACTCAAAATTTTAGCTTTTCTGAAATTTCTTGCATTGTCTGGTACGGATATGATGTTTTTATAAGTCAATGAAGATAGAATTCTAAGTATTAAGGATCTAGAATTAAGCTTTAGAATTGACAGTATTAATGCCGAAGGGGTATTTCTATAATTTCCAGCTCTTCTAATGTATTCAGAGAAGACCACCTTTCTTTGTTTTCTTCATTAGCTTTTGGAAATTTTCTGTAGTACCCAAGTTGTCCTACATTAGGCGTATTACTTGTTCACTTCTATATATCTTTCCGTGTAATTCCTTGCTAATGCATATGCTATTATGTGGCTTTGTCTTAGACTTGATAATTGTTATTCTTCTCTTAAAGACTTAGGATGTGGTGTTAAGAAGTTCTGCAT
Coding sequences within it:
- the LOC126678318 gene encoding uncharacterized protein LOC126678318, whose protein sequence is MKFPTLPTFNGEGDLRDYMSRFTATMGLLSVLDANLCRVFPTTLTGTAQRWYNKLKPGSIKSFASLSTEFLNGYLTNIPATTITSILRSCIQEEGEMLRSYVERFNKQAMKIDNLNVDMATEALREGTQFGKLVDKLLVNKPTTFSNQMGIAQKYFELDEGRRAIRGKEAKGKESKKS
- the LOC126678319 gene encoding uncharacterized protein LOC126678319 yields the protein MTSDGTNLKDKQPMDPKTHQHTPEVINITRDGTHSTVGWSHQGPTKGRKERRNERRNEGRNERRNEEEESPENQEQRKDDSEEKDLRDAPRNGENQDDARSGLNSKREERKEKEDAPPKSKRQEKDAGKAQSKKKNQEDEGESSELPQKSKATYVAEEDLEEKIAKALKKLKSKELDIDDLRLKGSPLSPEIMEETIP